A section of the Pochonia chlamydosporia 170 chromosome 2, whole genome shotgun sequence genome encodes:
- a CDS encoding phospholipase PldA (similar to Neosartorya fischeri NRRL 181 XP_001261506.1), whose protein sequence is MGGTDDLKGGKPPLDKEDTAGSQGGFSGFMDDLKGKLSETKLHDAKVALIHKKHQIGKFGNLFNKDHRHDEEHEQRCDAKRSAICEQHRFQSYFPEREGNLIKWYVDGCDYFWAVSVALEQAQESIYICDWWLSPELFLRRPPYHNQDFRLDQILKRRAEAGVKIYVAVYKEVEAALTCNSRHTKHALDALCPEGTPGHGNIRVMRHPDHNVFENAADMTMYWAHHEKFIVIDYAMAFIGGLDLCFGRWDARQHPLSDVHPEGVSEEIWPGQDFNNNRIMDFQKVADWEQNELSKAEYGRMPWHDVSMAVIGPSVYDIAEHFVLRWNFIKRDKYKRDTRYDWIVLEGREGEDEDLVGVQRPKHPVGEYLKHPISPLSTKNLDNRGTIKAQIVRSSADWSSGILKDHSIQNAYCEIISKAEHYVYIENQFFITATGDQQSPIHNTIGRAMVEAVVRAAKEGRKFRIIIIIPAIPGFAGDLRENAASGTRAIMDYQYKSICRGENSIFGQIKKEGVDPTQHIFFFNLRSYDRLNKTHAICEAEKKTGISYQQVQRAEAEEIMASGVHGYENSSSDDEDGTGRFHDLHLRRKQDREKRKANMTSSQQKAAEDAKLAREIFEKEKPDEEVTSAATVAHHAMRVDSKLQDEPWDAHDDEESEIKNWIQEELYVHSKLLIADDRIVICGSSNLNDRSQLGDHDSELSIVMEDTRMIETTMDGKPFQAGYHAATLRRYLWREHLGLLPPQDLDAKDDINAQPPTVNPENDIYDKDESWEFVSDPLADQLWDMWMGHALKNTKIFRNVFHADPDDHIKTFDDYDRYLPPKGVKQGHIYDQFMPPEEAREKLSQVKGHLVCMPMMFLQDAEMAERGLQVNSWTESVYT, encoded by the exons ATGGGAGGCACCGACGACCTCAAGGGCGGCAAGCCTCCTTTGGACAAGGAAGACACCGCGGGCAGCCAGGGCGGATTCTCCGGTTTCATGGACGATCTGAAGGGGAAACTGAGCGAGACCAAGCTTCACGATGCAAAAGTCGCTTTGATTCACAAAAA ACATCAAATTGGCAAATTTGGAAATCTG TTTAACAAAGATCatcgccatgatgaagaacaCGAGCAGCGATGCGATGCCAAACGCTCAGCCATCTGCGAGCAACATCGGTTTCAATCCTATTTCCCGGAGCGAGAGGGAAACCTGATCAAGTGGTACGTCGATGGTTGCGACTACTTCTGGGCCGTCTCCGTCGCCCTCGAGCAAGCTCAAGAGTCCATCTACATTTGCGATTGGTGGCTGTCGCCCGAACTCTTTTTGCGACGACCTCCCTACCATAACCAGGACTTTCGTCTCGATCAAATTCTCAAGAGGAGAGCCGAAGCCGGTGTCAAAATCTACGTTGCCGTCTACAAGGAGGTAGAGGCAGCCCTTACCTGCAACTCTCGCCATACCAAGCATGCTCTGGATGCTCTCTGCCCCGAGGGAACACCAGGACACGGCAATATTCGCGTCATGAGACACCCTGATCACAATGTCTTCGAAAATGCTGCCGACATGACCATGTATTGGGCTCACCACGAAAAGTTCATTGTCATTGACTATGCCATGGCTTTTATAGGCGGTTTGGATCTCTGCTTTGGTCGCTGGGACGCTCGCCAGCATCCGCTGTCCGATGTACACCCAGAAGGTGTTTCCGAAGAAATTTGGCCCGGACAGGACTTCAATAATAATCGCATCATGGATTTCCAAAAGGTCGCAGACTGGGAACAGAATGAGTTGAGCAAGGCTGAATATGGGCGTATGCCCTGGCACGATGTCTCCATGGCTGTCATCGGCCCTAGTGTCTACGATATCGCTGAACATTTTGTGCTTCGTTGGAATTTCATCAAGAGAGACAAGTACAAGAGGGATACACGCTACGATTGGATCGTATTGGAAGGCCGCGAAGGcgaagatgaggatttgGTGGGTGTCCAGCGGCCTAAGCATCCTGTTGGCGAGTACCTCAAACATCCAATCTCACCTTTGAGCACCAAGAACCTGGATAACAGGGGCACAATCAAAGCGCAGATAGTACGATCTAGTGCCGACTGGTCCAGTGGAATCTTAAAGGACCACTCTATTCAAAATGCGTACTGTGAGATTATCAGCAAGGCCGAGCACTACGTCTACATTGAGAATcaattcttcatcaccgccaCGGGTGACCAGCAGTCCCccatccacaacaccatTGGCCGCGCCATGGTGGAAGCGGTGGTTCGggctgccaaggaaggaCGCAAGttccgcatcatcatcattattCCTGCTATTCCCGGGTTTGCTGGTGATCTTCGAGAAAACGCTGCCTCTGGAACCCGAGCCATCATGGACTATCAGTACAAGTCCATTTGCCGTGGCGAGAATTCCATCTTTGGACAAATCAAGAAAGAAGGTGTAGATCCCACGCAGcacattttcttcttcaacttgcGATCCTACGATCGTCTCAACAAGACCCACGCCATCTGCGAGGCCGAAAAGAAGACGGGCATCAGCTACCAGCAAGTACAGCGTGCTGAAGCCGAAGAAATCATGGCCAGTGGTGTCCACGGATACGAAAACAGCAGTTctgacgacgaagatggtACCGGCAGATTCCACGATTTACACTTGCGACGCAAGCAAGACCGAGAGAAGCGCAAGGCCAACATGACCAGCTCACAACAAAAGGCAGCCGAAGACGCCAAACTTGCCCGGGAGATTTTCGAAAAGGAAAAGCCAGATGAGGAGGTGACCTCTGCAGCAACAGTGGCACATCACGCCATGAGAGTAGATAGTAAACTACAGGACGAGCCGTGGGATGCccacgacgacgaagagTCGGAAATCAAAAACTGGATCCAGGAAGAGTTGTACGTCCACTCGAAGCTACTCATCGCCGACGATCGGATCGTCATCTGCGGATCCAGCAACTTGAACGACAGAAGTCAACTGGGCGACCACGACAGCGAACTCAGCATCGTCATGGAAGACACGCGCATGATTGAAACCACCATGGACGGCAAACCATTCCAAGCGGGCTACCACGCAGCCACCCTCCGACGATACCTATGGCGAGAGCACCTCGGCCTGCTACCGCCCCAAGATCTCGACGCAAAGGACGACATCAACGCCCAGCCCCCGACGGTCAATCCCGAAAACGACATCTACGACAAGGACGAGTCGTGGGAATTTGTGTCCGACCCACTAGCAGACCAGCTTTGGGATATGTGGATGGGACATGCGCTGAAGAACACCAAAATATTCCGTAATGTATTCCACGCAGATCCAGATGATCACA TTAAAACATTCGATGACTACGACCGCTATCTTCCCCCCAAGGGCGTCAAACAGGGCCACATTTACGACCAGTTTATGCCTCCTGAGGAAGCGAGGGAGAAGTTGTCCCAGGTTAAGGGGCATTTGGTGTGCATGCCGATGATGTTTTTGCAGGACGCGGAGATGGCAGAGAGGGGATTGCAGGTTAATTCGTGGACGGAGAGTGTGTATACCTAA